From a region of the Coffea arabica cultivar ET-39 chromosome 3e, Coffea Arabica ET-39 HiFi, whole genome shotgun sequence genome:
- the LOC113737208 gene encoding basic endochitinase-like encodes MMSLKVHSIALIIVSITFSLVLTSECGVIVVYWGQNVMEGTLRDTCSSGLYRVVNIAFLPTFGSGQTPKLNLAGHCEPSSGGCKKYSEDIRQCQSQGIKVMLSIGGGTGNYSLSSANDAKQVADYLWNNFLGGKSNSRPLGDAVLDGIDFDIELGQGQSYYAALAQALSGYSKQGKKVYLTASPQCPFPDKKLNAALSTGLFDYVWIQFYNNPMCEYTSSSPNNFENSWKKWTSSIKANQFFVGLPASKMAAKTGFVPEQVLKSNVLPFVKRSSSKYGGIMLYDRSNDKQSNYGSAVKGTV; translated from the coding sequence ATGATGAGTCTCAAAGTTCATTCAATTGCTTTAATAATAGTCTCTATAACCTTTTCCCTCGTCTTGACTTCAGAATGTGGAGTCATTGTGGTCTACTGGGGCCAAAATGTAATGGAAGGCACCTTGCGCGATACATGTTCCTCTGGATTGTATCGGGTTGTTAACATAGCCTTCCTCCCAACTTTTGGCAGTGGTCAAACTCCTAAGCTGAACCTAGCTGGTCATTGTGAGCCTTCATCTGGGGGCTGTAAAAAATATAGCGAGGACATTCGCCAGTGTCAAAGCCAAGGAATTAAGGTCATGCTCTCAATTGGCGGTGGCACCGGGAACTATTCTTTATCATCAGCCAATGATGCCAAGCAAGTGGCTGATTATTTGTGGAACAACTTTTTAGGGggaaaatcaaattcaagaCCACTAGGTGATGCTGTTTTGGATGGTATCGACTTCGATATTGAACTTGGCCAAGGCCAATCTTATTATGCTGCTTTGGCTCAAGCATTGTCTGGTTACAGCAAGCAAGGCAAAAAAGTGTACTTAACTGCATCACCACAGTGTCCATTTCCTGATAAGAAACTCAATGCTGCCCTTAGCACTGGACTCTTTGACTACGTATGGATCCAGTTCTACAATAATCCTATGTGTGAGTACACTTCTAGCAGTCCCAACAACTTCGAAAATTCATGGAAGAAATGGACATCATCAATAAAAGCAAATCAATTTTTTGTTGGACTTCCGGCTTCAAAGATGGCTGCTAAAACTGGTTTTGTTCCAGAACAGGTTCTAAAATCGAACGTCCTGCCGTTCGTGAAAAGATCATCATCAAAATATGGTGGCATCATGCTTTACGATCGAAGCAATGATAAGCAGAGCAACTATGGTTCTGCTGTGAAGGGCACTGTTTGA
- the LOC113737113 gene encoding uncharacterized protein: protein MGQRKTFFLSSSAVILLLLAAVIQGSHAVEYAVTNTAASTPGGARFGRDIGVQYSKQTLDSAANFIWRIFQENAPADRKNVQKVDMFVDDMDGVTYTSNDQIHVSARYIQGYSGDVRREITGALYHEMTHVWQWNGNGQAPEGLIEGIADYVRLQAGYAPSHWVKPGQGDQWDQGYDVTARFLDYCNSLKNGFVAQLNKKMGNGYSNNYFVELLGKSVDQLWNDYKAKFNTN, encoded by the coding sequence ATGGGTCAACGGAAAACTTTCTTCCTCTCGTCTTCGGCGGTCATCCTGTTACTCTTAGCAGCGGTCATCCAGGGAAGCCATGCAGTGGAATACGCGGTAACAAACACCGCCGCGTCCACCCCAGGTGGTGCCCGATTCGGGAGGGACATCGGGGTCCAATACAGCAAGCAAACACTCGACTCCGCCGCGAATTTCATATGGAGGATCTTCCAGGAGAACGCTCCTGCCGACAGAAAAAACGTCCAGAAAGTTGACATGTTCGTCGATGACATGGATGGTGTTACCTATACCAGCAACGATCAGATTCACGTAAGCGCGAGGTACATCCAAGGTTACTCGGGTGATGTTAGACGAGAGATTACTGGGGCTCTCTACCATGAGATGACGCACGTTTGGCAGTGGAATGGGAACGGACAGGCTCCAGAAGGATTGATCGAGGGAATCGCGGATTATGTGAGGCTTCAAGCCGGGTATGCACCTAGTCATTGGGTGAAACCTGGGCAAGGCGACCAGTGGGATCAAGGATACGATGTCACTGCCCGCTTTCTTGATTACTGCAATAGCCTGAAAAATGGTTTTGTTGCGCAGCTTAACAAGAAGATGGGGAACGGTTATAGTAATAACTATTTTGTTGAGCTGCTGGGGAAGTCCGTCGATCAACTCTGGAACGACTACAAAGCTAAATTTAATACCAACTAA